AAGTCATTAGCTGAAACGGTGGATTACACGATGTTGATGGCTTATGACGAACACTGGGGTTCTAGCCCTGTAGCTGGTTCCGTAGCGTCATTACCATGGGTAGAAAATGGTTTGAAGCAGGTGTTGACGGAAGTACCTAAGGAAAAACTGTTGTTAGGTATGCCTTTCTACACCCGTTTATGGAAGGAAGTAAAGCAAGATGATGGCAGTGTAAAGGTGTCATCTCGCGCTTTATACATGTCGGGGGCCAAAAAGTGGATGGAGGAGCGCAAACTTACAGCCACTTATGATGAGACCACGGGACAAAATTACGTCAGCTATTATGATAAGCAAGAAAATGCGACGTACAAAATGTGGTTGGAAGATGAGACTTCGCTCAAAAAGCGGATTGAGGTTTCAAAAAAATATGATTTGGCAGGGGTTGCCTCATGGCGCCGTGGCTTTGAAGAGCCAAATATT
This is a stretch of genomic DNA from Brevibacillus laterosporus DSM 25. It encodes these proteins:
- a CDS encoding glycosyl hydrolase family 18 protein; this encodes MSGLHVVAPTWFELKDDKGTVGNKADASYVRWAHREGFKVWAVVSNGFNPDWTKAVLSDFETRQKMITQIVQYANLYQVDGINLDFEDVYLDDKQRFVQFVRELTPYLHEQELTVSVDVTMMHGSDRWSNFLDRKSLAETVDYTMLMAYDEHWGSSPVAGSVASLPWVENGLKQVLTEVPKEKLLLGMPFYTRLWKEVKQDDGSVKVSSRALYMSGAKKWMEERKLTATYDETTGQNYVSYYDKQENATYKMWLEDETSLKKRIEVSKKYDLAGVASWRRGFEEPNIWQHIDSNLN